A window of Cryptomeria japonica chromosome 3, Sugi_1.0, whole genome shotgun sequence contains these coding sequences:
- the LOC131048716 gene encoding uncharacterized protein LOC131048716, translating into MAHTRNFQQMLGLSGMIFLVALSLMACSAREGMACPQYCLDVAYTTCTSTGDQHLRSYCNCCLVPNSHDCTLHLTDGSQMSC; encoded by the exons ATGGCGCACACTAGAAATTTCCAGCAAATGTTGGGTCTTTCAG GGATGATATTTCTGGTTGCCCTAAGTTTGATGGCATGCTCCGCTCGGGAAG GTATGGCATGCCCACAATACTGCTTAGATGTGGCCTATACCACCTGCACCTCAACTGGGGACCAACATCTGCGCTCCTACTGCAATTGTTGTCTTGTGCCTAACAGTCACGACTGCACCCTGCATCTCACTGATGGCTCGCAGATGTCTTGTTGA